The following are encoded together in the Xiphophorus hellerii strain 12219 chromosome 3, Xiphophorus_hellerii-4.1, whole genome shotgun sequence genome:
- the sbk3 gene encoding putative serine/threonine-protein kinase SBK3 — protein sequence MTAEAAKELDELCFLSAQSLPSLKVLKHFQVLKLLGEGSYGKVMLALHRKRGTPMALKFFPRKSTSLTSFLREYNLSLAYCTHPSLTRALGIFFSTPSYYVFAQQACLYGDLYSVVVSEVGVDEDCVQRVMSQLSGAVTYLHSLGFVHRDIKPENIFLCDRSCRWVKLGDFGLTRAVGTKVKAVWYESPFCTPEVEPEKALEKEMERRLGEGMEMEEVELELEDIWITVQPSIDSWALGVLVYCLLTGCFPWEESTHDDPGYRKYKAWFDREAEKTEDKTGCIQEADSYQIMEQKQKSNPPPSQFEGLSPLVMTLLKELLHPDPKQRGSPEEILSYLGGPWLMETAREEQRRKEEAEKEARSIREKGGVEEELLREGRGER from the exons ATGACA GCCGAGGCAGCCAAGGAACTCGACGAGCTATGTTTCCTGTCAGCACAGTCCCTGCCCAGTCTGAAGGTGTTGAAGCACTTTCAGGTGCTGAAGCTCCTGGGAGAGGGATCGTATGGAAAGGTCATGCTAGCATTGCACAGGAAGAGAG GAACTCCGATGGCTCTGAAGTTCTTCCCGCGGAAGTCCACCTCACTCACCTCTTTCCTGCGGGAATACAACCTCTCCCTCGCTTACTGCACCCATCCCTCTCTGACCAGGGCCCTCGGCATCTTCTTCTCCACGCCGTCCTACTATGTTTTTGCCCAGCAAGCCTGTCTGTATGGGGATCTCTACAGCGTTGTTGTGTCAGAG GTCGGGGTGGACGAGGACTGCGTCCAGAGGGTGATGTCCCAGCTGAGCGGCGCTGTCACATATCTTCACTCCCTGGGGTTCGTTCACCGCGACATCAAACCAGAGAACATCTTCCTGTGTGACAGATCCTGTCGCTGGGTCAAACTGGGTGACTTTGGCCTGACCCGAGCTGTCGGCACCAAGGTCAAAGCCGTTTGGTACGAGTCTCCGTTCTGCACCCCTGAGGTCGAACCGGAAAAGGCGCTTGAGAAAGAGATGGAGAGGAGGCTTGGGGAGGGGATGGAGATGGAAGaggtggagctggagctggaggacATCTGGATAACAGTGCAGCCCTCCATTGACAGCTGGGCCCTCGGCGTGCTCGTCTACTGCCTGCTGACCGGCTGCTTCCCCTGGGAGGAGAGCACGCACGACGACCCTGGCTACCGTAAATACAAGGCGTGGTTTGACCGTGAGGCTGAAAAAACCGAGGACAAAACAGGGTGTATTCAGGAGGCCGACAGTTACCAAATCATggaacagaagcagaaaagcAACCCTCCTCCCTCGCAGTTTGAGGGCCTCAGCCCTCTAGTGATGACTCTTTTAAAGGAGCTTCTTCATCCCGACCCCAAACAGAGAGGGAGCCCGGAGGAGATCCTCAGCTACTTGGGTGGGCCGTGGCTCATGGAGACTGCgagagaggagcagaggaggaaggaggaggctGAGAAGGAGGCCAGGAGTATAAGAGAAAAAGGAGGTGTGGAGGAAGAGCTCCTCAGAGAAGGTAGAGGAGAGAGATGA